Proteins found in one Oribacterium sp. oral taxon 102 genomic segment:
- a CDS encoding alpha-L-fucosidase — protein sequence MYRFEEAAYRKRMRWYEEARFGMFIHFGLYAIPARGEWVRSEEETEEREYLRYFSEFQPDRLDMREWARLAKRAGMCYAVITAKHHDGFCLYDSALTEFKSTKTPCGRDFVREFTEAMREEGIRVGLYYSLLDWHHPDYPHYGDKFHPLRHCAGCGNEGRDFNAYLEYLHGQVRELCSNYGRLDLLWFDFSYEEMRGDRWKAAELMDMVRTLQPEVIVNNRLEVSGEGYGSLQAGKPSAYHGDFVTPEQMIPPEGIRDIHGRGIPWEACITMNRSWGYTEQDRSYKPAGMLIRKLAECVSKGGNLILNVGPDARGRIPEEARQRLLRIGDWMRENAESIYGCGDAGYPKPEYGRYTRKGNTLYYHILEDTAGPLPLPGVKRDTVESIRWLYSGAELPISRSWVHSDYPDIVFADTGTDGLLPDPDDTVIAVRLRDTGSADAAPEEQGGEDDHVSQ from the coding sequence ATGTATCGGTTTGAGGAAGCAGCATACCGGAAGCGGATGCGCTGGTATGAGGAGGCGCGCTTCGGGATGTTTATTCATTTCGGGCTTTATGCGATCCCCGCGCGGGGAGAATGGGTTCGGAGTGAGGAGGAAACGGAGGAGCGCGAGTATCTTAGGTATTTTTCGGAGTTTCAGCCGGATCGGCTTGATATGCGGGAATGGGCGCGCCTTGCGAAGCGGGCGGGGATGTGCTATGCCGTTATAACGGCGAAGCATCATGACGGCTTCTGCCTCTATGACAGTGCGCTCACGGAATTCAAGTCCACGAAGACCCCCTGCGGGCGGGATTTCGTCCGGGAATTTACCGAAGCGATGCGGGAAGAGGGAATCCGGGTCGGACTGTATTATTCGCTGCTGGACTGGCATCATCCCGACTACCCGCATTACGGGGATAAATTTCATCCGCTTCGCCACTGTGCGGGCTGCGGCAATGAGGGGCGCGATTTCAACGCCTATCTCGAATATCTGCACGGGCAGGTACGGGAGCTTTGCAGCAATTACGGCAGGCTCGACCTGCTCTGGTTTGACTTCTCCTATGAGGAAATGCGCGGCGACAGGTGGAAGGCGGCGGAGCTGATGGATATGGTTCGTACCCTGCAGCCGGAGGTCATCGTCAATAACCGGCTGGAGGTCAGCGGCGAGGGCTACGGCTCGCTGCAGGCGGGGAAGCCGAGCGCCTATCACGGAGATTTCGTCACGCCGGAGCAGATGATCCCGCCGGAGGGGATCCGGGACATTCATGGGAGGGGGATCCCATGGGAGGCCTGCATCACCATGAACCGGAGCTGGGGCTATACGGAGCAGGACCGGAGTTATAAGCCGGCGGGCATGCTGATCCGGAAGCTGGCCGAATGCGTTTCCAAGGGTGGAAATCTGATCCTGAATGTCGGACCGGATGCCCGGGGGCGGATCCCGGAGGAGGCGCGGCAGAGACTGCTCCGAATCGGCGACTGGATGCGGGAAAATGCGGAGAGTATCTATGGCTGCGGCGATGCGGGATATCCGAAACCGGAATACGGCAGATATACGAGAAAGGGAAATACGCTGTACTATCACATCCTCGAGGACACCGCAGGTCCTCTGCCGCTGCCCGGGGTGAAGCGGGATACGGTGGAGTCGATCCGATGGCTCTATTCCGGCGCGGAGCTCCCGATCTCCCGAAGCTGGGTACACAGCGATTATCCGGATATCGTATTCGCGGATACAGGGACGGACGGGCTTCTTCCGGATCCGGACGATACGGTGATTGCCGTGCGGCTCCGGGATACAGGCTCTGCGGATGCCGCTCCGGAGGAGCAGGGAGGAGAGGACGACCATGTTTCTCAATGA
- a CDS encoding DUF134 domain-containing protein, with amino-acid sequence MPRPQKCRRIRGYPDFWSFSPDDGANEVVILSLDEYETIRLVDWAGKTQEEAAAQMQVARTTVTAIYDAARRKLADALVNGKEIRFSGGNYRFDDADAATGISPKGRNQMRVAVTYENGTIFQHFGHTEVFKLYDIENGAVQKEQIVSTEGQGHGALAGFLRQVSADVLICGGIGGGAQMAMQEAGIRLYAGISGNADEAVRRLLSGTLPENAEANCSHHSEAHHCGEHGCGEHKGV; translated from the coding sequence ATGCCAAGACCACAGAAATGCAGGCGGATCCGCGGCTATCCGGACTTCTGGAGCTTCTCGCCGGATGACGGCGCAAACGAGGTTGTCATCCTGAGCCTGGATGAGTATGAGACGATCCGTCTTGTCGATTGGGCAGGGAAGACGCAGGAGGAGGCAGCTGCGCAGATGCAGGTCGCTCGGACGACAGTTACCGCCATTTATGACGCTGCCAGAAGGAAGCTCGCAGACGCGCTCGTGAATGGAAAGGAAATCCGTTTTTCCGGCGGCAATTACCGCTTCGACGATGCGGACGCAGCAACAGGGATATCCCCGAAAGGAAGGAATCAGATGAGAGTAGCAGTAACATATGAAAACGGAACGATATTTCAGCACTTCGGTCATACAGAGGTGTTCAAGCTCTATGACATCGAGAACGGCGCGGTGCAGAAAGAGCAGATCGTCAGCACCGAGGGGCAAGGCCACGGCGCGCTTGCCGGTTTCCTTAGGCAGGTCTCGGCGGATGTTCTGATCTGCGGCGGCATCGGCGGCGGTGCGCAGATGGCGATGCAGGAAGCGGGCATCCGGCTGTATGCCGGAATCAGCGGGAATGCGGACGAAGCGGTACGCCGGCTTCTCTCCGGCACGCTCCCCGAGAATGCTGAAGCGAACTGCTCCCATCACAGTGAAGCGCATCACTGCGGAGAACACGGCTGCGGAGAGCATAAGGGAGTTTGA
- a CDS encoding ABC transporter ATP-binding protein — translation MKKQEEALIEVSHLKKYFNVGRRRMLKAVDDISLMIYRGETLGLVGESGCGKSTFGRTLIHLYEPTGGSVCYDGLRIEGTLPAEKRHALSRRMQMIFQDPYASLNPRRKILDIVAEGIDAHQLASGRAERTERVLELLRRVGLQPEHADRFPHEFSGGQRQRVGIARALAVDPEFIVCDEPISALDVSIQAQVVNLLEELQRERGLTYLFVAHDLSMVKHISRRIGVMYLGSLVELAESEELFENPLHPYTKALLSAIPFPDPTLEKTRSRIMLEGSLPSPIGLPEQCKFCSRCAERCEECRERMPGLREVSPGHFVACVKYGRSAEGERDVSV, via the coding sequence ATGAAGAAGCAGGAGGAGGCGCTGATCGAGGTCAGCCATCTGAAAAAGTATTTCAATGTCGGGCGCCGCCGCATGCTGAAGGCGGTGGACGACATTTCCCTTATGATATACAGAGGGGAGACGCTGGGGCTGGTTGGGGAATCCGGCTGCGGCAAATCTACCTTCGGAAGGACGCTCATTCACCTCTATGAGCCGACGGGAGGAAGCGTATGCTATGACGGACTGCGGATCGAAGGCACGCTCCCTGCGGAGAAGCGGCATGCGCTGAGCAGGCGAATGCAGATGATCTTTCAGGATCCCTATGCCTCTCTGAACCCGAGACGGAAAATCCTCGACATCGTCGCAGAAGGGATCGACGCACATCAGCTCGCCTCCGGCAGAGCGGAGAGGACGGAGAGGGTTCTGGAGCTGCTCCGGAGAGTCGGACTGCAGCCGGAGCATGCAGACCGCTTTCCACATGAATTTTCCGGCGGACAGCGGCAGCGGGTCGGGATCGCGAGGGCACTCGCCGTAGATCCGGAGTTTATCGTCTGCGATGAGCCGATTTCCGCGCTGGATGTTTCCATTCAGGCGCAGGTCGTGAACCTTCTGGAGGAGCTGCAGAGGGAAAGGGGGCTGACCTATCTCTTCGTTGCGCATGATCTCTCCATGGTGAAGCACATCAGCCGGCGGATCGGCGTGATGTACCTCGGCTCGCTGGTGGAGCTTGCGGAGAGCGAGGAGCTCTTCGAGAATCCGCTGCATCCCTATACGAAGGCGCTGCTGTCCGCGATTCCGTTTCCGGATCCGACGCTGGAGAAGACGAGGTCGCGGATCATGCTGGAGGGGAGTCTCCCCAGTCCGATCGGGCTTCCGGAGCAGTGCAAGTTCTGTTCCCGCTGCGCGGAACGCTGTGAAGAATGCCGGGAGAGGATGCCGGGGCTCAGGGAGGTATCCCCCGGGCATTTCGTGGCGTGTGTAAAATATGGGAGAAGCGCGGAAGGAGAGAGGGATGTATCGGTTTGA
- a CDS encoding ABC transporter permease: protein MEDRMLDRALFVRARVDAAEREHIAAPASGVLMDAWCRLRKNRAAVLSLLILILILLFALLAPVFSPYSFKETNYDDIYAPMSPAHFFGTDQFGRDLFVRTWMGCRISLMIATVAALLDLLVGVGYGAVSALLGGRVDAVMQRFIEILVGIPHLIIVILFLMTFPAGVGTIIAALSITGWVNMARLVRAEILKLKNQDYVLASRVLGSSDSYIILHDLIPNAVSVIVINVMFTIPGAIFTEAFLSFIGIGLAEPQASLGVLINNGYQVLRNYPHVMIAPALVIVLIMVCFSILGDGLRDALDPQMRR, encoded by the coding sequence ATGGAAGATAGAATGCTTGATCGTGCGCTCTTTGTCAGAGCCCGCGTGGATGCGGCAGAGCGGGAGCATATCGCCGCGCCGGCATCCGGCGTACTGATGGATGCGTGGTGCCGCCTGCGGAAGAATCGGGCGGCAGTGCTTTCCCTTTTGATTCTGATTCTGATCCTTCTTTTCGCCCTGCTGGCACCGGTTTTCAGTCCGTACAGCTTCAAGGAGACGAACTACGATGACATTTACGCGCCCATGTCGCCGGCTCATTTCTTCGGGACGGATCAGTTCGGACGGGATCTCTTCGTCAGAACCTGGATGGGCTGCCGGATCTCCCTGATGATTGCGACGGTGGCGGCACTTCTGGATCTTCTTGTCGGCGTGGGCTACGGCGCAGTTTCCGCGCTGCTCGGCGGCAGGGTGGATGCTGTCATGCAGCGCTTCATTGAAATTCTGGTGGGGATTCCCCATCTGATCATCGTGATCCTCTTCCTCATGACCTTCCCGGCGGGGGTGGGCACGATCATTGCGGCGCTCTCCATTACGGGCTGGGTGAATATGGCGCGTCTGGTCAGAGCGGAGATCCTGAAGCTGAAAAATCAGGACTATGTCCTTGCTTCCCGGGTACTGGGGAGCAGCGACTCCTATATCATACTGCATGATCTGATTCCGAATGCGGTGAGCGTTATCGTCATTAACGTCATGTTCACGATCCCAGGTGCGATCTTCACGGAGGCGTTCCTGTCCTTTATCGGAATCGGGCTGGCGGAGCCGCAGGCCTCGCTCGGGGTTCTGATCAACAACGGCTATCAGGTGCTTCGGAACTATCCGCACGTGATGATCGCCCCGGCGCTGGTCATCGTCCTCATTATGGTCTGCTTCAGCATTCTCGGAGACGGACTCAGGGACGCGCTGGATCCGCAGATGAGGAGATAG
- a CDS encoding peptide ABC transporter substrate-binding protein codes for MKKKQALALAVSALLTVSALAGCGFTGSTASTGSTPAASGSAETGSAAEEGTEKASPAAEKILSVAVDAEVKTLVPWAASENQAFLVVNQAQEGLFRMDENNIPQPALCESYELSDDKLSYTFHLRDGIQWSNGEAVTASDFVFAWLKQMSSDATNGYSFIMTDYIVNGNEYNEGKAKAEEVGVRALDEKTLEVKLKNPTPYFLNLTTMIMFFPVNEAFFEQQGAKFDLSPENMLFCGPYRITEYDPAVGVSYVKNEKYWDAGNVKVENARVRVMKDASAALNAYQAGELSQVKLTSSDVAANESSPEFSKTVDFRTSYLQFNLTDPVLGNTNMRKAVSLAIDRQTLVRSILADGSAAGTGLIADGMMGDGKKTFRELNGEVSPYNPEEAKKYYEKAVEELGKAPESLTVLIGDDSVLKTVATFVQSELEKNLGLRVEIDTKTMQGRGEQMDANNYQMGITAWGADYDDAMTYLDLWTNGTPYRGNYKDAEYNAIIADAKAQTDDAVRLQDMLDAEKKLCAADAVVAPIFHRGSATLTKPDVKGLITHPIGVPMEFKYAYFE; via the coding sequence ATGAAAAAGAAACAAGCGTTGGCATTGGCTGTTTCCGCGCTGCTGACGGTATCGGCGCTCGCGGGCTGCGGCTTCACCGGCAGTACGGCTTCGACAGGCAGTACACCGGCGGCCTCCGGCAGCGCTGAGACAGGGAGCGCCGCGGAAGAGGGGACGGAGAAAGCGAGCCCGGCTGCGGAGAAGATCCTGAGCGTCGCGGTAGACGCGGAGGTCAAGACGCTGGTGCCGTGGGCGGCTTCGGAGAATCAGGCGTTCCTCGTCGTGAATCAGGCGCAGGAGGGACTGTTCCGGATGGATGAGAATAATATTCCGCAGCCGGCGCTCTGCGAGAGCTATGAGCTTTCCGATGATAAGCTGAGCTATACCTTCCATCTGCGGGATGGAATCCAGTGGAGCAACGGAGAGGCTGTTACAGCATCGGACTTTGTCTTCGCGTGGCTGAAGCAGATGAGCTCGGATGCGACGAACGGCTACAGCTTCATTATGACGGACTATATCGTGAACGGGAACGAGTACAATGAAGGCAAGGCGAAAGCGGAGGAGGTCGGCGTCCGTGCGCTTGATGAGAAGACGCTGGAGGTGAAGCTGAAGAATCCGACGCCGTATTTCCTGAATCTGACCACCATGATTATGTTCTTCCCGGTTAATGAAGCATTTTTCGAGCAGCAGGGCGCGAAGTTTGACCTGAGTCCGGAGAATATGCTCTTCTGCGGCCCCTATCGGATCACGGAATACGACCCTGCGGTCGGCGTGAGCTATGTGAAAAACGAGAAGTATTGGGATGCCGGTAATGTAAAGGTGGAAAATGCGAGAGTCCGCGTCATGAAGGATGCTTCCGCAGCGCTGAATGCCTATCAGGCAGGCGAGCTTTCGCAGGTGAAGCTGACCTCCTCTGATGTTGCGGCAAATGAGAGCAGTCCGGAATTTTCCAAGACAGTGGATTTCCGTACCAGCTATCTGCAGTTCAATCTGACGGATCCGGTGCTCGGCAATACGAATATGCGGAAGGCAGTGTCTCTTGCGATCGACCGGCAGACGCTCGTGCGCAGCATTCTGGCAGACGGCTCCGCAGCAGGAACGGGACTGATCGCGGATGGTATGATGGGAGACGGCAAGAAGACCTTCCGGGAGCTGAACGGAGAGGTTTCTCCCTATAATCCGGAGGAAGCGAAGAAATATTATGAGAAGGCAGTAGAGGAGCTCGGCAAGGCGCCGGAGTCTCTGACCGTGCTGATCGGAGACGATTCTGTGCTGAAGACGGTCGCAACCTTTGTGCAGAGCGAGCTGGAGAAGAATCTCGGGCTGAGGGTCGAGATCGATACCAAGACCATGCAGGGCAGAGGCGAGCAGATGGATGCCAACAATTACCAGATGGGCATTACCGCATGGGGCGCAGATTATGACGATGCAATGACCTATCTGGATCTCTGGACCAACGGTACGCCGTACCGCGGAAATTATAAGGATGCGGAGTACAATGCAATCATTGCGGATGCGAAGGCGCAGACGGATGACGCGGTACGTCTTCAGGATATGCTGGATGCGGAAAAGAAGCTCTGCGCTGCGGACGCGGTGGTAGCGCCGATCTTCCATAGAGGCAGCGCGACGCTGACGAAGCCGGATGTGAAGGGGCTGATTACGCATCCGATCGGCGTACCCATGGAGTTCAAGTACGCGTATTTTGAGTGA
- a CDS encoding DeoR/GlpR family DNA-binding transcription regulator, with the protein MFLNERRAEIEAQLRAEGRVLVKELAERFSVTEDCIRKDLKALENNGSLKRIYGGAVLSRDYPLERDVVNRRNFHIEQKRRAARRAFAFLQSGETIFLDVSTTNMELAGLIAASTLRLTVVSNMVDILQILSENPKLTVIGTGGAFYAGVNGFLGAESIRQIRQYSFEKAFLGCCGIDFTDRAFTTLGAEDGLCKRAAIECSRHKYVVMEREKFYFNENYRYAHLDDVSGIITDALPDRELRELLTANEVELYSGTE; encoded by the coding sequence ATGTTTCTCAATGAGCGGAGGGCAGAGATTGAGGCGCAGCTCCGCGCGGAGGGGAGAGTCCTCGTGAAGGAGCTGGCAGAACGGTTTTCCGTGACGGAGGACTGTATCCGGAAGGATCTGAAGGCGCTGGAAAACAACGGCAGCCTGAAACGGATCTATGGCGGCGCGGTTCTCTCCCGGGACTATCCGCTGGAGAGGGATGTGGTAAATCGGAGGAATTTCCACATTGAACAGAAAAGACGGGCAGCGCGGAGAGCATTTGCTTTCCTGCAGAGCGGAGAAACCATCTTTCTGGATGTCTCGACGACCAATATGGAGCTGGCGGGGCTGATCGCCGCATCTACGCTCCGGCTCACGGTGGTCAGCAACATGGTAGACATCCTGCAGATCCTTTCGGAGAACCCCAAGCTCACGGTGATTGGAACCGGCGGTGCGTTCTACGCCGGCGTGAACGGCTTCCTCGGTGCGGAGTCGATTCGGCAGATCCGGCAGTACAGCTTCGAAAAGGCGTTTCTCGGCTGCTGCGGCATCGATTTCACGGATCGTGCATTCACAACGCTGGGTGCGGAGGACGGACTCTGCAAAAGGGCGGCGATAGAATGCAGCCGGCATAAGTATGTTGTGATGGAACGGGAGAAATTCTATTTTAATGAGAATTACAGATATGCGCATCTGGACGATGTCAGCGGCATCATTACCGATGCGCTTCCGGATCGGGAATTAAGGGAGCTTCTGACCGCGAATGAGGTCGAGCTGTATTCTGGGACGGAATAA
- a CDS encoding ABC transporter permease, whose translation MLKYISKRVLYIFITLWIIITCTFFLMKNLPGTPFDAERFAIMSPVQQEQILKLYGLNDPLPVQYLKYLGNILHGDLGTSFTYVNQNAGAVIAGRLGPSFLIGAQAVLLGLAVGLVLGILAAWRHNSMIDYFTMLLAVLGVSVPNFVAAALLQYFIGLKWGILPVGFWTDWRCSVLPTIALSFSAVAQVARFMRTEMLDVLNQDYIITARAKGLNQWEILIRHAIRNSILPVVTILGPIVINLLTGSLAVENVYSIPGIGSLFVDCIKGNDYPVIMGITIFYAAFYMFVILIVDLLYSVIDPRIRLSRDMEE comes from the coding sequence ATGCTGAAATACATATCAAAACGTGTGCTCTATATCTTCATTACGCTGTGGATCATCATCACCTGTACGTTTTTCCTGATGAAGAATCTTCCGGGAACGCCCTTTGACGCGGAGCGCTTCGCCATCATGTCTCCGGTGCAGCAGGAGCAGATCCTGAAGCTCTACGGTCTGAACGATCCCCTGCCGGTGCAGTATCTGAAATATCTCGGCAATATCCTGCATGGGGATCTCGGAACCTCCTTCACCTATGTGAATCAGAATGCGGGAGCAGTCATTGCGGGACGTCTCGGACCCTCCTTTCTGATCGGCGCGCAGGCGGTGCTTCTGGGGCTCGCGGTCGGTCTGGTGCTCGGGATCCTCGCGGCCTGGCGGCACAACAGCATGATCGACTATTTCACGATGCTTCTCGCGGTGCTGGGCGTTTCCGTCCCGAACTTCGTCGCGGCGGCGCTGCTGCAATATTTCATCGGGCTGAAATGGGGGATCCTTCCGGTCGGCTTCTGGACGGACTGGCGCTGCTCGGTGCTTCCGACCATCGCGCTCTCATTCAGCGCGGTTGCGCAGGTTGCCCGCTTCATGAGGACGGAAATGCTGGATGTACTGAATCAGGATTATATCATCACGGCGAGGGCGAAGGGGCTGAACCAGTGGGAGATTCTGATCCGGCACGCGATCCGGAACTCTATTCTTCCCGTGGTGACCATACTCGGGCCGATCGTCATTAACCTCCTGACCGGCTCTCTTGCGGTAGAGAATGTATACAGCATTCCGGGAATCGGCAGCCTCTTCGTGGACTGCATAAAGGGAAACGATTACCCGGTGATCATGGGGATCACGATTTTCTACGCCGCCTTTTATATGTTTGTCATCCTGATCGTCGATCTCCTGTATTCTGTGATCGATCCGCGGATACGGCTGTCCAGAGATATGGAGGAGTGA
- a CDS encoding copper homeostasis protein CutC yields the protein MTGEGEKRAMQLEICVDRVESAEAAERGGADRIELCGNLVIGGTTPDPELFRILRERLRIPIHVMIRPRYGDFCYTEEEFRIMCENIRVFRSLGADGIVCGALRPDGTLDTERMREMIRLGAGGKITLHRCFDLCRDPFSTLEQAAELGVDILLTSGQRERAEDATEMLRALRERAAGRLLIQAGAGVNAGNIERICGATGITAYHMSGKILRNSPMCYRKEGVSMGIPSIGEYEIPETDELEVKEARRALNRISGAGWSGFCEGRKGWSGL from the coding sequence GTGACCGGAGAAGGGGAAAAGAGGGCGATGCAGCTGGAAATCTGCGTGGACAGAGTCGAGTCGGCGGAGGCGGCGGAGAGGGGCGGTGCGGACCGGATCGAGCTCTGCGGCAATCTCGTGATCGGCGGGACAACACCGGATCCGGAGCTTTTCCGTATTCTTCGGGAACGGCTGCGAATTCCCATTCATGTCATGATTCGGCCGAGATACGGGGACTTTTGCTATACGGAGGAGGAGTTCCGGATCATGTGTGAGAATATCAGAGTCTTCCGGAGCCTGGGTGCGGATGGCATCGTGTGCGGCGCACTGCGGCCGGACGGAACGCTGGATACGGAAAGGATGCGGGAGATGATCCGCCTCGGTGCGGGCGGGAAAATCACGCTGCACCGCTGCTTCGATCTCTGCCGGGATCCCTTCTCGACGCTGGAGCAGGCAGCAGAGCTGGGGGTGGATATCCTCCTCACCTCCGGCCAGCGGGAGAGGGCGGAGGATGCGACGGAAATGCTTCGGGCGCTGCGGGAGAGGGCGGCAGGGCGGCTCCTGATACAGGCGGGAGCCGGTGTGAATGCGGGAAACATTGAGAGGATCTGCGGCGCAACCGGGATTACGGCATACCATATGTCGGGGAAGATTCTCCGGAACAGTCCGATGTGCTATCGGAAGGAGGGCGTAAGTATGGGGATTCCATCCATCGGGGAGTATGAGATCCCGGAGACGGACGAGTTAGAGGTGAAGGAGGCGCGCCGGGCGCTCAACAGGATCTCCGGTGCGGGCTGGAGCGGTTTCTGCGAGGGAAGGAAAGGATGGTCGGGGCTATGA
- a CDS encoding ABC transporter ATP-binding protein — protein MKDILQIRNLTIDIKTQKGTVHAVRGVTLTLGEQETLALVGESGCGKSMTMKGVMGLLPQSGRVTEGSILFNGRELTQLSEREMQRVRGGEISMIFQDPMSSLNPTMRIGRQIEEMLRKHRKEMNGSARRERALSLLSLVGISNPETRYRQYPHQLSGGMRQRVVIAIALACEPKVLIADEPTTALDVTIQAQILDLMRELQKKIKTSIILITHNLGVVANIADRVAVMYGGKIVETAEVDALFRRPCHEYTKALLQSIPKPKQTGALCSIPGTPPDLMAPPEGCPFAARCTRTMLVCERYMPDAYPCGEGHEALCWALDPRADGAMDAEQEDGSRRTTG, from the coding sequence ATGAAGGACATACTGCAAATCAGGAATCTCACAATCGACATCAAGACGCAGAAGGGAACCGTCCATGCCGTCCGCGGCGTGACGCTTACGCTGGGCGAGCAGGAGACGCTGGCGCTGGTCGGGGAGTCCGGCTGCGGAAAATCCATGACGATGAAGGGGGTAATGGGGCTGCTGCCGCAGAGCGGCAGAGTGACGGAGGGCTCTATTCTGTTCAACGGCAGGGAGCTGACGCAGCTTTCCGAGCGGGAAATGCAGAGGGTTCGCGGCGGGGAGATCTCCATGATTTTCCAGGATCCGATGAGCTCTCTGAATCCGACGATGCGGATCGGAAGGCAGATCGAGGAGATGCTTCGGAAGCATCGGAAGGAAATGAACGGATCGGCACGGAGAGAGCGGGCGCTTTCCCTGCTTTCTCTCGTCGGGATCTCCAATCCGGAGACCAGATACCGCCAGTATCCGCACCAGCTTTCGGGCGGGATGCGGCAGAGGGTCGTGATCGCGATCGCGCTCGCCTGCGAACCCAAGGTGCTGATCGCGGATGAGCCGACGACTGCGCTGGATGTCACGATTCAGGCGCAGATCCTCGATCTCATGCGGGAGCTGCAGAAAAAGATCAAAACCTCCATTATCCTCATTACCCACAATCTGGGCGTCGTTGCCAATATCGCGGATCGGGTCGCGGTCATGTACGGAGGGAAAATCGTGGAGACGGCAGAGGTTGACGCGCTGTTCCGCCGGCCCTGCCATGAATATACGAAGGCGCTGCTGCAATCCATTCCGAAGCCGAAGCAGACGGGTGCACTGTGCTCGATTCCCGGTACGCCCCCGGACCTGATGGCGCCGCCGGAGGGCTGCCCCTTCGCCGCGAGATGTACGAGGACAATGCTGGTCTGCGAGCGGTATATGCCGGATGCCTATCCCTGCGGGGAGGGGCATGAAGCGCTGTGCTGGGCGCTGGATCCGCGTGCGGACGGGGCTATGGACGCGGAGCAGGAGGACGGGAGCCGGAGGACTACAGGATGA